A stretch of DNA from Tachysurus vachellii isolate PV-2020 chromosome 4, HZAU_Pvac_v1, whole genome shotgun sequence:
ATATTGCACCACATATAGTGTAGTTGTCATTACTTCATACCATTTAGTGCGCTTATACAGGGAGGAGTCGTTTAAGGTTGAACAAAGGCCTTCGATAGTTGATAGTGAACACGCCTGGACGTTGGAAAGCCAGACTGTGTCAGTTTCAGGTATAAACACTTCTTCCCATGTAAATAATTATGGCACAATACACACTGTTGCTTTAGGAAATGAGTTATATTATGGATGAGCACTTCTtacaagtacaaaaaaaaatgaatgttacaaaacaaataaataatataaaaacaacaaaaacaatgtatTATCAAGAAGGTGGAACATCTGTTAGAAAACTACcaaataatcaaaacaaatctATCAAGACGCCTCTGTTCCAGGTGTGGAGGACAGTGGATTTTCTGCCCAAACACAACTGAAGCTTACTACCAGGTCTAGATGTTTAAGCAGGAAATCTCATAATAAGCTTAACACTGACCCTCATAATGGATGAAAATCGTCACAATCAATAAACAACAGCTCTTAATATGACAATTGGTCCATTTTCAAAATTCTACCtaataatttctttaaatattaatcatCTATGGTCCTGTTAATCATCTgggcaaataaaatgaataaaaactcaTCATATATAATGTTGATCAGGGAATGATGGCATCTGAATATGCTGGGACATGAGACTAAACTGAATTATATGGATACAAAGCTTATTGGTTCATTTTGAGGTTTCAGTTATACAAAACATACTTCAAATTAATCCTGTACCCATGCTGACTGAtgcaagcagctttacagtgtACACTCAGGCCACTGTATAGGTCTTACTAAAATGTAACATAAAatgaagatttatttaaaatgcagtCTAGATCTTTTTTAGATAAGCCAAAGAGCcaacaaaataaagcaaaataaattcaGTGAGAACAGTACATGCACATGTCTGCAGTGAGGTTTATGCAAGAATACCATGTTTTGTCCCATTAGTTTCAATTCGGCCCACACAATTtaatcattacattttacattgatGTCCTTTAATGCCCTTAGAAAATGCCTGTAGGCAAATCTTTACTGAACATGCCAGAAAGATCCAAGTCCTTGCTCATCAGATCCTCCTCCACACCATCTAATGCCCACTGGTGATCGGTCAACTCTAGTGCTTCCCATTCAGCCTGAGGATGGAGAACAGATAAGACTTTTATTCTTCATGAGAGTTTCTTCATAGCCTCTGCCTGTATTAGAAGTGATATTTCAGGAACCTTTAAAGTAACCCACAAACTTTTTAGAAAGCCATGAACCTATACAGGAATTCAAATATAACGCCTATCTCTACTGGGGGAACCAATTTTAGTCCCTGCTGTTACTTTACTGCAACAACCGTCCGTATAggttacacactactgctgctgcatattgtgcAAAAGCataattacacaatattgttatcaGAATCAACttccatgcacttctcacactttatgtacataactgatcagtcatatattctgtattcatatttaatattcatactCTCTATATTGCCTCACATCTTAtactgtatagtctgtattatcttgtcttgtatagtataatgttaattatgtctgtacttttgagagtcacaaacagctggaaccaaattccttgtgtgtgtcaacacacttggccaataaacctgattctgattctgaatctgaAACTACTGGGGTAAAGTCTGATAGAGTATTTTATGCATGTCAACAGGCACCTAGCAATTACAaattacatacatataaactGTACTCATTAAGattagtgtaaataataataaccatattGCTCGGTCATGGATACCTTGAATGCTTTGTTTGTGTCAGCAGGCATCGCCATTGCAGCACCACTTATCTGGTCCTGCATGATACGGGACTGATCTGCACCTATCGTGGGACAATAGGTTTATCAgtattaattaaacaaacaatggaaatgctggaaatgttacTATATGAACAGCAGACATTTCAaacatgacatttaaccaaACTGTACATAATTATGATTTTAGAATATTAACCAAATTACTAATATACACATGAAGGActatgaaacaaaaatgaatgttGTTACCATTGTCCTGTCCAAGAATCAAGGAATACATGCTTCTCAGTCCAAATACATTCAAGAAATACCAGGACGCTGAACTAACCCTgagaatgtaaacaaaaacagccaCCAATTCACACTGGATAATCTTTGTCAGGAAAAACTCAGAAAATCTTTAGGGTATTTTACCACTAGATTAGATGTACCATACATTAAGAAAAGTAATTTTGCTGAACCACTTACCAGGATGCATCAAGCGAGAGCAACTCTATCCCTTGCTGTAACATAGGCTTGAAACGGAGTGTGAGAGGGAACGGTACCTTAGCTACAgggaaaaacatttgtttaaactaCGTCAGCTCTCAGTCACTCATATGTACAATATAAATCAAGTGTGCATGACACATAATAATCTTCGAGAACTAAATCCACTGCTAAAGACGCTTACATCCTACACTTTTACATCACAATATTCTTCCTTAACATGACCACTACCATGTATGCTGtaatacacaatataataaataacaatttggGTCAAGGATTCAAGTATTACTAGATATACTACTTACTTGTAACAAACCCAGAAAAGGTCCAGTTGATCCAACCACCAATAAGGATCATAGGAAGAACATTTGTAACGTTGCCTTTCATCATGTCTGTCAACATGCTTGGGTCTAAAATGGCAAAATGCGcacataaaatgtatatatactgcatatatatGAATCCCAAATAAATTAGTAAAGCATTGGCCTTCATGTAAAATCACAGTGCTTACCAGTCATGGGGGAAGGAGGCActacttttctttttgtctttttaaagaaTCCATCATCTGGGTTATTGAAGTAAAATTTTCTCATCAGGAAGgactataaagaaaaatatatattgcgTATATTTCAACCTGCTCAGCTGGATGAACATGGATAAAGGAGCATTTGAGTCTCTTCAACATGGTTCAGATTAGAAGCAGGATTTATCAGCGTAGGTTAGTtactacatttttaaaatagcaCGATTTGATCAAGTTAGCATCTATGGAAGGCAGAAAGAATTTATTCATAAACTGAGAGGTTTCTTTTTCTATCCAGTGCATGCAAttgctttttcctttttgtttagcTTTGTTTTTCATTCAATCCATCTCACCTGTTTAGGAATGTATTTTCCATTTTCTCTTAATATTCTGCTCCTAATGAGAACCTGGCtgtaaatcaaacacacacacacaaataattacTTAGCATGGTGGagtgaaaaaagtaaatatagaTTGCTAAATTCTCATGTTTCACATACACCATATCGTATGAACAAACACTGCACCTCGTGGGGCTTATCTACTTTATTGATGAATCTTTCAGTATTATATGATCATGTCCAGGCTGCTGACAAATTTCCTGCCCCTGAATTCCCCTCTCACACTCATATTAGCTGTTGCTTCTAGGTGCTCTTATTGCTGTTCAAATGTAGACTCTCAATACAAAGGTTTATAACCTATCGTTATGAATATGCTGAAAAATGCCATATGTGAGTAAACCATGCTGCTGTAATACATATGCTGTGTAAATTATTGGTGAAGGAAAAACTCTAAATAACATTAAAGTTTAACTCTTAAGTATTTCAGTTTAACTATGAGATAAATTGACAATATGTGAAGTGTAGAAAGAcactatagatagatatatacagtatatatagttcacattttgtcatgtgggtctgttacaataaaacacaccagCCAGAAAAGCAGTACACCATTTTTCTACTTAAAACAAGGAAAAATCCATAAGcctcaaagaaagaaaatagaccATTTTATTTGGAATAAGCTCTAATAATTATTGCTGTTATACCAAGGAGGGAGAATGATGTAGGTACAACATAAGTGGCAATGCTGGATTAAGGAGGAAACAGGAATCATTTTTCTCATGTTTTTGTCAGCCATCTCTGGTGCTGTCAAatctttataaacaaacaaatcttatGCAAATGCTGACTGCTAAAAGAACAGAAACTTGATCTCAAAACCTCTGTTGAATTAAATGAGTTGATGGCATAAAAGGTTTTACTTTCTCACTCGCATTAGAAGTGATAGATATAAATATCTACGTGTCTGAAGTAACATGTCTGGTTCTGATCTAATAAAGcctttcatttataaatagatGACAGCATGTCCAGGTTTCCATCATTTGCACAGATAATGAACTTGAGCTGAAGCCCAGACAGAGAATacatcatttaaacacaaagcagGATTTGAGTTTGCTGTACATAGGACTTGTACCTGTCTGAAACCTGCTCCAGTGAGAGTTTCTTGTCACTCTGTAACAGGATGGAGACGTAATGTCGAATGACCCCGACGAGAAAAGTGATGAACACAATGGGCAACACAACCCACAGGCGGATGTTGGAGTCCAGCAGAAGTTCTGGTTCAGCCATGATTTACTGGAATGGTGCTGAAAGGACAAACCTACAGTAAACAATGTATACTTCGATGAATCTTTCAGATGCAGTCATAaccttaattcaattcaattttgtttgtatagtgcttttaacatcGGATATGTAAGTATAACTTTACACAGGTTTGACCTCCACTCTACCAATGGAAGACAAGCCCAAAATAACATGCTAATCAAAGCCACTGAAGACAAACGACTGCTAATTTGCTTATGTAGTTAGGTTAGGATTTTAGGTCACCAGGTTAGGATTTTAGGTCACTAGATAACTATTATACAGTATGAACTATTGAATGTCAGCTGAATTAAACCTGCTAAACCCAACGTTCTATCATATTAACTTAAATATCCTAGTCGCTTAGTTAGCACTGGCTAGTTTACGTCCCTTCTCTTGACTCCAAGCTCTTAATATTAGCACTAGCATTAGCGGCTTACAGGAATTCGACGTTGGGAATAATAAAATCGCTAAATACCGCCTCATGTAACATTTCCCACCAGCCGCAACCCTTTTACCTTGAAATTATCAAACTTTTATTATTCCGCTAACATCAAATTCGGCGGCGTATGAACCCTAGTATCGGCTGTTCCTTACTGCATCTGGTCCGCTGGTTAGCAACTAGCAGTGGAAGCATAGTGATTACGCACAGCGACTAGCGACGCAGTCAATGGCCGTATCCCAAATGGTCACAACTGTAAGTGCACGTCACATTGTACATAGCTTCTGCACCCTAAATAGTGTTCTAGAAGTCGAATTGGAAGTTGACTTTTGCGTCAGCCAGTAGTATGGCCGATGTTTTCAAAATGGCGACTACAAAATAATTGCGttgtatttgtataataataataataataataataataataataataataataataataataataataataataataaaacgttaaagtagttttaaatattttaaataaatgtgtttccATTTATAATACCCTATATTCACATGAGAtgaaagtaaatatatatattcattcagaAACTTCACATACataaatcttatatatttaatgccaaaaataaagcattaataaaaaTTAGGTCAAAGGTGAAACGTCCTGGATTTCCAGCACTGGCTTACtgtggcatttaaaaaaaaaaaaaaggtgaacaCAAATTTGTTGACGTCCCTCAGGGGCTGAATGAAGTTTTACACAATGAGAACTATGGTTAAATCCTGCCAGatagagcacagggtcagccgtGATACAGCACttctggagcagtgagggttaagggccttgctcaggggcccaacagtggcagctggacagtgctggggcttgaaccctgatccacaacccagagccttaaccgctgagccaccactgcccatgTTATATATCGTTTTCCTCTTCACTACACATTCATGGATGCATGGGTTCAGAGTTTGACTAATCTGAATGTGTCTGCATTTCCCTGGGAAATGCAACCTGGGAATCCAAGATGATTCAACTTTGATTTAAGTTACAGACACCTTAAATTAAAGGTTTGTATTTATGTttctgattttaaaataataatcttacatatcttataatcttataataataaatctgcaagttttaaacaaataaaagaaaatatgtaaattaaaaaaaccacGGGAAAAAAATCACGGAGACGTGAATATTTGCATCAGTGCAATTTTGAGATATGCAAAACTTTTACTCCTAACATAATTATCCGTGTAACTGGATATATAGTCTAAATTGTGTATTGATAAaatggatgattttttttagatacaaGTTCCATATATAAAagcctttgtttctttttcttctctgacACTACTTTTATGCAGAATGTGTTTTACCACTGCAAAGTGGTTGTACTGTCTAGTTATTTATACAACAATTAAGATAAAGGTAGTACACAGGTACTACATCTTGACATTTGGGTATTTCAGAAGCAGGTTCACTGAATAGGAAAAGCAAcatgtcagaaaataaaaaaaatctcagtgtGCTTTTGATTAAATGCAGTTCATATTGATATATTGTAACTGCTTTTGTAAAATTTCTATTTGGATTTTTATTGCAATATCATCTCCATTGATTATTTTTGACTTTAAAAAGTCCGAAGGTGACGGAAGGCAGACAATGCTACATGAATGAAACAATGCTTCAAATTATAGACAGTCACTTTACActcacttaataataataaaaaaataataataatgaaaaaaaaaatgaaatgcatccatacaacagaaagaaatgtagtCAAGGCCCTAAATGCTAAAATGAGCAAGACCTGGCCAAATCTTGCTTGCAAATTCATATTGTCTTTAGCAGAATAACTAGGTGAATATTTTTCTGTTCttaacacacactcctctcctAGTTCAGacattttgtcaaaaaaaagttttatttacatCAGATCAATTAACAGTCTCCATGACATGACACTGCAGTTacctgaacacacatacactggcACTGGTTTAAATCTATGTTGGAGAAACCAACTTATGCTTTGCATGTC
This window harbors:
- the emc3 gene encoding ER membrane protein complex subunit 3; this translates as MAEPELLLDSNIRLWVVLPIVFITFLVGVIRHYVSILLQSDKKLSLEQVSDSQVLIRSRILRENGKYIPKQSFLMRKFYFNNPDDGFFKKTKRKVVPPSPMTDPSMLTDMMKGNVTNVLPMILIGGWINWTFSGFVTTKVPFPLTLRFKPMLQQGIELLSLDASWVSSASWYFLNVFGLRSMYSLILGQDNGADQSRIMQDQISGAAMAMPADTNKAFKAEWEALELTDHQWALDGVEEDLMSKDLDLSGMFSKDLPTGIF